One stretch of Aquimarina sp. Aq107 DNA includes these proteins:
- a CDS encoding peptidoglycan-binding protein translates to MKKTAYQKELVIKATQKRRGTDNNKKDVMKIQSWLTLFSIPNPSSGTATEIDGDFGPATERAVKNFQSFHNLASTGIVDQELFDQLCFGLKEAFEKPLLSNNLRDLMVEVAENHLQQHPFELDIQGQSNSGPWVRSYMDGNDGSPWFWCMGFAQAILDQAASKIGENFRRLMPLTYSCDTVGNIGLEKGLLSRYQKIRKDPSLIKKGDIFLIQKSRLDWTHTGVITAREGDVIETIEGNTNHLGSRNGVAVMKRTRSFRRSKIDVFSIEPLV, encoded by the coding sequence ATGAAAAAAACAGCATATCAGAAAGAATTAGTAATCAAAGCCACTCAAAAAAGAAGAGGAACCGATAATAATAAAAAAGATGTGATGAAAATTCAATCTTGGTTAACTTTATTCTCTATTCCGAATCCTAGTAGTGGAACAGCAACGGAAATTGATGGTGATTTTGGTCCAGCAACAGAAAGAGCAGTAAAGAATTTTCAGAGTTTTCATAACCTTGCATCTACTGGAATTGTAGATCAGGAACTATTTGATCAGTTATGTTTTGGGTTAAAAGAAGCTTTCGAAAAACCTTTGCTTAGTAATAATCTAAGAGATTTGATGGTAGAAGTAGCTGAAAATCACTTACAGCAGCATCCTTTCGAACTTGATATACAAGGGCAATCCAATAGCGGTCCTTGGGTTCGTAGTTATATGGATGGTAACGATGGATCACCTTGGTTCTGGTGTATGGGATTTGCACAAGCAATACTTGATCAGGCCGCTAGTAAGATTGGTGAAAACTTTAGAAGATTAATGCCGCTTACTTATAGCTGTGATACCGTTGGTAACATAGGTTTAGAAAAGGGCTTATTGTCTAGGTATCAAAAAATAAGAAAAGATCCTTCTTTAATAAAAAAAGGAGATATTTTCTTGATTCAGAAATCACGTTTAGACTGGACTCATACAGGAGTAATAACAGCTAGAGAAGGAGACGTAATAGAAACAATAGAAGGCAATACAAATCATCTAGGATCTAGAAATGGCGTAGCCGTTATGAAGAGGACCAGAAGCTTCAGGAGATCTAAAATAGATGTGTTTTCTATTGAACCTTTAGTGTAA
- a CDS encoding ATP-binding protein, with the protein MKKTLAQNAIHFDSKLSFLREVIEYRLKDNYTSEIPVFPKFDNIVSDDSLFSIFVRKKQLSLEEVITLLVTIVPHISPNFFTTIISDFLPNGGELPEFGGVKGKNHRGIIPTGETVQFIMGGNDIQKRIQLTEMFYEDHLFMREGILYLDTVPIGEPKMSGRLLLEEEYVSLFTTGKVLKPTMSKDFPAERINTELDWDDLVLQNKTLQQIKEIETWLNYNDVVLNDWNMKSRIKPGYRILFSGPPGTGKTLTATLLGKFTGKDVYRVDLSMIVSKYIGETEKNLSKLFDKAKNKSWILFFDEADAIFGKRTNVRDAHDKYANQEVSYLLQRIEAHPGLVILASNFKNNIDTAFTRRFQSIIEFENPSYKERLSLWKKNLPDKIALDKSISLEEVSKKYALTGANIINVVQYICLKTIASKHESILLETILEGIKKEYLKEGKMVTI; encoded by the coding sequence ATGAAAAAAACCTTAGCTCAGAATGCAATTCATTTTGATAGTAAATTATCATTTTTAAGAGAAGTGATAGAGTATCGCTTAAAAGATAATTATACCAGTGAAATACCTGTTTTTCCAAAATTCGATAACATCGTATCCGATGACTCATTATTTTCAATATTTGTCAGAAAAAAACAATTGTCTTTAGAGGAGGTAATTACTTTATTAGTAACGATTGTACCGCATATTTCTCCTAATTTTTTTACCACAATCATATCGGATTTTTTACCTAATGGAGGTGAATTACCAGAATTTGGAGGTGTCAAAGGAAAAAATCATAGAGGTATTATCCCGACCGGAGAAACAGTTCAGTTTATTATGGGAGGAAACGATATTCAGAAAAGAATACAACTCACAGAGATGTTTTATGAAGACCATCTTTTTATGAGAGAAGGAATTCTTTATTTAGATACAGTTCCTATAGGAGAACCCAAAATGAGTGGGCGTTTATTACTGGAAGAAGAATATGTGTCACTATTTACTACCGGTAAAGTATTAAAACCGACTATGAGTAAAGATTTCCCTGCAGAACGAATAAATACAGAGTTAGATTGGGATGATTTGGTGTTACAAAACAAAACATTACAACAAATAAAGGAGATCGAAACTTGGTTAAATTACAATGATGTCGTATTGAATGATTGGAATATGAAATCTAGGATCAAACCTGGTTATAGGATTCTTTTTTCGGGCCCTCCAGGAACCGGAAAAACACTCACAGCTACATTGCTAGGGAAATTTACAGGCAAAGATGTATATCGTGTTGATTTGTCTATGATAGTGTCCAAATATATAGGTGAAACCGAAAAAAACTTATCAAAACTATTCGATAAAGCAAAAAATAAATCTTGGATTTTATTTTTCGATGAAGCAGATGCTATTTTTGGAAAGCGTACCAATGTAAGAGATGCTCATGATAAATATGCAAATCAAGAAGTATCATACTTATTACAGCGTATCGAAGCACATCCAGGATTGGTCATTTTAGCCTCAAATTTCAAGAATAATATAGATACAGCATTTACACGTAGGTTTCAGTCCATTATAGAGTTCGAAAATCCATCGTATAAAGAAAGATTATCACTTTGGAAGAAAAACTTACCCGATAAAATAGCCTTAGACAAAAGTATTTCTTTAGAGGAAGTCTCTAAAAAATATGCTTTAACAGGAGCGAATATTATCAATGTAGTACAATATATTTGTCTTAAAACGATAGCTTCTAAGCACGAATCAATTCTCCTTGAAACCATATTAGAAGGTATTAAAAAAGAATACCTTAAAGAAGGTAAGATGGTAACCATATAA
- a CDS encoding DUF4157 domain-containing protein produces the protein MRLQRKKKSGTPDQSQKAFIQPKLKVGEPGDKYEVEADTMADQVVNKTSSNSEGAIQKKGASEEEVQQKPLASSITPLVQTSMFKDQNEGAVQKMEEEEPVQKQEEEESVQKQEEEEAIQQKEEEESVQKMEEEEPVQAKCDDCENEESVQKMGEEEEVQTKSNSNIVSSDSNSNASIESRLKSSKGKGNKMSGDTKNQMETGFGADFSSVNIHTDSNAVQMSQELGAQAFTHGNDVYFNKGKYNPDSKVGKHLLAHELTHTVQQSGMVNKKIQKKHTLENNPKDAPSGMKCSIANSSAVGMKMSINHGVGSSNLSDSDKAMLSNLAMNWHASGGADVIRIDGFASIDGKPGLNWGLSCDRAEKVAQELMNPSDGSKGIPLANIKTFANGETNQFSQSLGPNRKAVVTIPNPIPPPTPQKKQKQKTVTLNIVHVKGSSGNVSSALNYANNEVYHQANIKIKKGKEINLPTFISKLIIGSDLILDEYPNPTSPTSEEKTLLPLNQKSGEITLFFVKELSAGSLGEAFWPATGTGLLGVVVSNVGTDNTVSHEMGHVLLNKGTHVVPDNTYLMHATASNPKKLTPDEIKTMRSSPFVK, from the coding sequence AGTTGGAGAACCAGGTGATAAATATGAGGTTGAAGCAGATACAATGGCAGATCAAGTAGTTAATAAAACTTCATCTAATTCAGAAGGAGCTATTCAGAAAAAAGGAGCATCAGAGGAAGAAGTACAACAGAAACCTTTAGCGTCATCAATTACACCTTTGGTGCAAACAAGCATGTTTAAAGATCAAAATGAAGGAGCTGTACAAAAGATGGAAGAGGAAGAACCTGTTCAAAAGCAGGAGGAAGAAGAATCTGTTCAAAAACAGGAGGAAGAAGAAGCTATACAACAAAAGGAGGAGGAAGAATCTGTTCAGAAAATGGAAGAAGAAGAACCTGTTCAGGCAAAATGTGATGATTGCGAAAATGAAGAATCTGTACAAAAAATGGGCGAGGAGGAAGAGGTGCAAACCAAATCAAATTCGAATATCGTTTCCTCGGATTCAAATTCTAACGCTTCTATAGAGTCAAGATTGAAATCTAGCAAAGGAAAAGGCAATAAAATGTCCGGAGATACTAAAAATCAGATGGAGACAGGTTTTGGAGCAGATTTTAGTAGTGTCAACATACATACCGATAGTAATGCAGTACAAATGAGTCAGGAATTAGGAGCTCAGGCTTTTACACATGGTAATGATGTCTATTTTAATAAAGGAAAATACAACCCAGATTCTAAAGTAGGAAAACATTTGTTGGCGCATGAACTTACCCATACAGTGCAGCAAAGTGGAATGGTAAATAAAAAGATTCAAAAGAAGCATACATTAGAGAATAATCCGAAAGATGCACCATCAGGAATGAAATGTAGTATAGCAAATAGTAGTGCTGTAGGAATGAAAATGAGTATCAATCATGGAGTGGGTAGCAGTAATCTATCGGATTCTGATAAAGCTATGCTGTCTAATTTGGCAATGAACTGGCATGCTTCTGGAGGTGCTGATGTAATTAGAATTGATGGATTCGCCAGTATAGATGGAAAACCAGGGTTAAATTGGGGATTATCCTGTGATCGAGCAGAAAAAGTAGCGCAAGAATTGATGAACCCTTCTGATGGTTCAAAAGGGATTCCGCTTGCTAATATTAAAACATTTGCAAATGGAGAAACAAATCAGTTTTCGCAATCATTAGGGCCAAATAGAAAGGCAGTTGTGACAATACCTAATCCAATTCCCCCACCAACTCCTCAAAAAAAGCAAAAGCAAAAAACTGTAACACTAAACATAGTTCATGTAAAAGGAAGTAGTGGTAATGTATCTAGTGCATTAAACTATGCAAATAACGAAGTCTACCACCAAGCAAACATCAAAATAAAAAAAGGAAAGGAAATCAATTTACCGACTTTTATATCTAAACTTATTATTGGTAGCGATTTGATATTAGATGAATATCCAAATCCCACAAGTCCTACTAGTGAAGAGAAAACATTATTGCCTTTAAATCAAAAATCTGGTGAGATCACTTTGTTTTTTGTAAAAGAATTAAGTGCAGGTAGTTTAGGAGAAGCATTTTGGCCAGCAACGGGTACAGGTCTTTTAGGAGTAGTGGTGAGTAATGTTGGAACGGATAATACAGTATCGCACGAAATGGGTCATGTATTATTAAATAAAGGAACCCATGTAGTTCCAGATAACACATATTTAATGCACGCAACGGCTTCAAACCCTAAAAAACTTACTCCAGATGAAATCAAGACAATGAGATCTAGCCCTTTTGTTAAATAA
- a CDS encoding DUF2891 domain-containing protein: MNRLTILFFLMIITACSTSEKNANKEVEETPLIKKNTPNVVAETPLKLTKEQANTLVELPLACIHTEYPNKLGQTIGSKEDLGEPKVLHPAFYGCFDWHSAVHGHWSLVKLVKSFPEIEKATEIKTKLIESISKENIEAEVLYFEGKHNTSYERTYGWAWLLKLAEEIHTWNDPVAKNLEENLQPLTDVIVQRYIDFLPKLKYPIRVGEHTNTAFGLSFALDYANTFDNTKLKNIIASRAKDFYTKDANCPIGWEPSGYDFLSPCLEEVDLMRKVLDKPSFDKWVDDFMPQLKNPGFAISVGEVSDRTDGKLVHLDGLNFSRAWVLYGLANQYPEYDHLINIANQHVKYSLPNLVGDSYEGGHWLGSFVIYALDDRSQ, translated from the coding sequence ATGAATCGATTAACTATTTTGTTTTTTTTGATGATTATTACGGCTTGTAGTACTTCAGAAAAGAATGCTAATAAGGAAGTAGAAGAAACACCTTTAATCAAAAAAAATACACCTAACGTTGTTGCCGAAACACCTCTAAAACTAACAAAAGAACAAGCAAATACTTTGGTAGAATTGCCCTTAGCTTGCATTCATACAGAGTATCCAAATAAATTAGGACAAACCATAGGAAGCAAAGAAGATCTAGGAGAGCCTAAAGTTTTACATCCAGCATTTTACGGCTGTTTCGACTGGCATTCTGCAGTTCATGGACATTGGTCATTAGTGAAATTAGTAAAGTCCTTTCCAGAAATAGAAAAAGCTACAGAGATAAAAACCAAACTAATAGAAAGTATTTCTAAAGAAAATATAGAGGCAGAAGTACTATATTTTGAAGGAAAACATAATACATCTTATGAACGGACATATGGATGGGCTTGGTTACTTAAACTTGCCGAAGAAATTCATACATGGAATGATCCTGTAGCAAAGAACCTTGAGGAAAATTTGCAACCATTAACAGATGTAATAGTACAACGATATATCGATTTTTTACCAAAACTTAAGTATCCCATCAGAGTAGGTGAACATACCAATACAGCATTCGGATTATCTTTTGCATTGGATTATGCAAATACGTTTGATAATACTAAGCTCAAAAATATCATCGCTTCTCGTGCAAAAGATTTTTATACTAAAGACGCGAACTGTCCGATAGGTTGGGAACCTAGCGGATATGATTTTTTGTCACCTTGTTTAGAAGAGGTTGATCTTATGAGAAAGGTATTGGATAAACCTTCTTTTGATAAGTGGGTTGACGATTTTATGCCACAACTTAAAAATCCTGGTTTTGCTATATCGGTAGGAGAAGTCTCTGATCGTACTGATGGTAAATTAGTACATCTCGATGGACTTAATTTTAGTAGAGCTTGGGTACTATATGGATTAGCAAATCAATACCCAGAATATGATCATCTTATCAATATCGCTAATCAACACGTAAAGTATTCATTACCCAATCTTGTAGGCGACAGCTATGAAGGAGGACACTGGTTAGGGTCTTTTGTAATTTATGCACTTGATGATCGGTCTCAATAA
- a CDS encoding Nramp family divalent metal transporter → MKKWFSNIGPGTLVTAAFIGPGTVTVCTLAGVQFGYSLLWALVLSIVACLVLQEMSARLGIITQKGLSEVVKSQFDNKIVRWILIGVILSAIFIGNAAYEAGNISGGVLGLSTILGSPIVQLGGVSVNYMSITIGVIAFILLYIGNYKVLERSLVVLVLFMSIAFIITAIVTKPNLSLLFKGFVPDLSTDKILTIVGLIGTTVVPYNLFLHASIVSEKWKTKEDLPAARKDTIVAIVLGGLVSMAIIITGAAIQQTEVNNAADLAKGLEPVFGSMAKYVLSLGLFAAGITSAITAPLAAAYVVKGCMGWQDGLKSNSFRAVWMFILFLGVLFSSLGIKSIVIIRFAQVANGLLLPIIAIFLLWVMNQKNILGNFTNSLKQNILGFLIVFITCFLGFRGIWKVIINM, encoded by the coding sequence GTGAAAAAATGGTTTTCTAACATAGGTCCAGGAACCTTAGTAACTGCAGCTTTTATAGGACCAGGAACAGTAACTGTATGTACATTGGCAGGGGTTCAATTTGGATATTCTCTATTATGGGCTTTGGTATTATCAATAGTTGCCTGTCTTGTATTACAAGAAATGTCAGCTCGTTTAGGAATTATTACCCAAAAAGGATTGAGTGAAGTAGTAAAATCACAATTCGATAATAAAATAGTACGGTGGATATTGATAGGAGTCATTCTTTCAGCTATTTTTATAGGTAATGCTGCATATGAAGCTGGCAACATTAGTGGAGGTGTATTAGGATTGTCTACTATTTTAGGATCACCAATAGTTCAGCTAGGTGGTGTTTCGGTAAACTATATGAGTATTACTATTGGTGTAATAGCCTTTATACTGCTGTATATAGGTAATTATAAAGTTCTAGAACGCAGTTTAGTAGTACTCGTATTGTTTATGAGTATTGCTTTTATCATTACTGCAATAGTAACAAAACCTAACTTATCATTGCTTTTTAAAGGCTTTGTGCCGGATTTATCAACCGATAAGATACTCACTATTGTTGGGTTGATAGGAACGACTGTTGTTCCCTATAATTTGTTTCTTCATGCCTCCATAGTAAGCGAAAAATGGAAAACTAAAGAAGATCTCCCTGCAGCTAGGAAAGATACTATAGTCGCTATTGTATTAGGTGGTTTAGTCTCTATGGCGATTATAATTACAGGAGCAGCTATTCAGCAAACTGAAGTAAATAATGCTGCTGATTTGGCAAAAGGATTGGAACCAGTTTTTGGATCTATGGCAAAATATGTACTGTCATTAGGATTATTTGCTGCTGGAATTACCTCTGCAATCACTGCCCCTTTAGCTGCGGCTTATGTCGTAAAAGGTTGTATGGGATGGCAAGATGGATTAAAAAGTAATTCCTTTAGAGCAGTCTGGATGTTTATACTTTTTTTAGGTGTTTTGTTTTCTTCTTTAGGTATAAAATCAATAGTGATTATTCGATTTGCACAGGTAGCAAATGGATTACTATTACCCATTATAGCAATTTTCTTATTATGGGTTATGAATCAAAAAAATATATTGGGGAATTTTACTAATTCTTTAAAACAAAATATACTTGGTTTTTTAATTGTCTTCATTACTTGTTTTTTAGGCTTTAGAGGTATTTGGAAAGTTATAATTAATATGTAG
- a CDS encoding DUF4157 domain-containing protein, translated as MFRTAISHTTNAKSSNSSLFLKEKGDGAFIQPKLNIGKPGDKYEIEADKVADTVVAKGNDQNNSFFSPAPIVQKQQEEEVQKQEITDKEVQQKPLVDRISPLIQSKPEEEAIQQKEEQEEIQQKPEEEIQRQEVSEDHIQQKTENNFIAPDIQKKEEEIQEKEEEEEQISTLQMVQRKSNEIPNTNASIESRLNSSKGGGSPLPKETKTQMESGFGTDFSNVRVHTDANAKQMSQDIGAQAFTHGNDIYFNEGKFDTSSNSGKHLLAHELTHTVQQGGGIKRKVENVTSAPKMIQGSFLDWIPDWILNNARNIPGYLLFTVIIQYDPLLGQRVELTPINLLRGLIGLVPFGTAIFDKLQEYNIIQQVFDWVSGRLGELNLTTQGLLNLVEETWENNSVTSFVGALREEFNGLVNRITTFANSLIDQIITWIKEALIDVAEPILAENRAWSLIKKIIHYDPLRDEEVTATTVEILEDFLMLIGKETELEQMRERGTLQETADWLDTQVGTFMSLLGELRGLINAAWEAIRPANLTEIATNLTAMSGRVTGFLERVWTFALTVAIEVLKIIKKALLGWLSSVANETRGFSLVKVIIGKDPFTDEHVPRTVPNLIRGFMSLMDGGEAQYAQMVETGAIARIVGEIEAAVETLNMTPQSIVQLFVDLWNSFSIDDLLNPIDAFVRIIDQFGEPIGRLIAFVAEIVRIVIVAILEIMNFPFELIGNIITRSLQAMEDIKRDPIGFLKNILRAIKEGFVKFFDNIVTHLINGVMGWLMRELRDAGIPELTDFSLQGVISWVLEVLGLSMERIWEKLAEHPRIGPERVARIRGAINTLEGIWTFIKDVQERGIAAIWDKIQEQLSNLWNIVIDAVKNFVMTRIITQITTRLLSMLDPTGIMAVVNGAMAFFSAVQSFIQYLREMLEVINSFVNGVADIAQGNVATAADYLERTMGQSMPVVIGFLANQVGLGGIGARIAEIIGSVRALIDEALTWLVNKAVDTGMGLLDRVMAVGASARDAVFGWLGFDTPIKFSNGETHTIKIEEQSDQRVINIYSQRQRFEDFITAKETEINATPDGPDKDNKLEKIVNVRQNYTAANATIRELYDLENNTTPAPSADVKLAKERELRGKLLLIKNDLQSLGLAPGQNAITSRFEVVSRQNSRPSQVKMDPLTTLPGNSMGSAPGRGVNLPPGWNYLTQLNNASIINIRTWNRMHLIPERLHGSGTDPDNLVPADNSVNTPASSIEQRALNELRDPTNVDKVLKYETTVDYHPSPLHEFPSHITIEWQKWTVDSSGQLLASIGTPDRWLSSTIDPPPSLTGTGSGPAVLNLRRATAAEFVEIFGRGSGRRLQLAYSRRFRNQLPFTASILLNIYRTLASEGSNSLRFSDNTSVNDYKVLEDKNGTSITIGTTTYTIQT; from the coding sequence ATGTTTAGAACGGCAATATCACATACGACTAATGCTAAATCTAGTAACTCATCTCTTTTTCTAAAAGAGAAGGGCGATGGTGCCTTTATTCAACCTAAACTTAACATAGGCAAACCAGGTGATAAGTATGAAATAGAAGCAGATAAGGTTGCAGATACTGTTGTTGCCAAAGGGAATGATCAGAACAATTCATTTTTTAGTCCAGCACCGATTGTACAGAAACAACAGGAAGAAGAGGTTCAAAAACAGGAAATAACGGATAAAGAAGTTCAACAAAAGCCACTTGTAGATCGAATTAGCCCTTTAATTCAAAGTAAACCAGAAGAAGAGGCGATACAACAAAAAGAAGAACAGGAAGAAATCCAACAAAAGCCAGAAGAAGAAATACAGAGGCAAGAAGTATCGGAAGATCATATACAACAGAAAACAGAAAACAATTTCATAGCGCCTGATATACAAAAAAAGGAAGAAGAAATTCAGGAGAAAGAGGAGGAAGAAGAACAAATATCAACTCTTCAAATGGTTCAGAGGAAATCAAATGAAATTCCAAATACAAATGCATCTATAGAATCTCGTTTGAACAGTTCTAAAGGAGGAGGTTCTCCTTTACCAAAAGAAACCAAGACACAAATGGAATCAGGTTTTGGTACTGATTTTAGTAATGTAAGAGTCCATACAGATGCTAATGCCAAACAAATGAGTCAGGATATCGGAGCTCAGGCATTTACGCATGGAAATGATATTTATTTTAATGAAGGAAAATTTGATACATCCTCCAATTCTGGGAAACATTTACTGGCACATGAATTAACCCATACCGTACAACAAGGAGGAGGAATTAAACGTAAAGTAGAGAATGTAACGTCAGCACCAAAAATGATCCAGGGATCATTTTTAGATTGGATACCAGATTGGATACTTAATAACGCGCGTAATATACCAGGGTATTTATTGTTTACGGTGATTATACAGTATGATCCTTTGTTAGGACAAAGAGTGGAACTAACACCAATCAATCTACTAAGAGGTTTGATAGGATTAGTTCCTTTTGGAACAGCAATTTTTGATAAACTACAAGAATATAATATCATCCAACAAGTATTTGACTGGGTTAGTGGAAGATTAGGGGAACTTAACCTAACTACACAAGGATTATTAAATTTAGTAGAAGAAACTTGGGAGAATAATTCGGTGACATCGTTTGTCGGGGCGTTAAGAGAAGAGTTTAATGGACTTGTTAATAGAATAACAACGTTTGCAAACTCATTGATAGATCAGATTATTACTTGGATAAAAGAGGCTTTAATTGATGTAGCTGAACCAATTTTGGCAGAGAATCGTGCGTGGTCATTGATTAAAAAGATCATACACTATGACCCACTAAGAGACGAAGAAGTAACCGCTACTACTGTAGAAATTCTGGAAGATTTCTTAATGCTTATTGGAAAGGAAACTGAGTTGGAGCAAATGCGAGAAAGAGGCACCTTACAAGAAACAGCCGATTGGCTAGATACTCAGGTAGGAACCTTCATGTCATTATTAGGAGAGTTAAGAGGATTAATAAATGCTGCGTGGGAAGCAATTCGTCCAGCGAACCTAACGGAAATCGCAACAAATTTAACCGCAATGTCAGGGCGCGTTACTGGTTTTTTAGAAAGAGTATGGACATTTGCATTGACAGTAGCTATCGAAGTGCTGAAAATTATTAAGAAAGCCCTACTGGGCTGGCTTTCTTCCGTAGCAAATGAAACAAGAGGATTCTCTCTTGTGAAAGTAATCATTGGTAAAGATCCTTTTACGGATGAACATGTACCGAGAACCGTTCCCAATCTTATCCGAGGATTTATGAGCCTTATGGATGGAGGAGAAGCACAGTATGCTCAGATGGTTGAGACTGGGGCGATCGCAAGAATAGTAGGAGAAATTGAGGCTGCAGTAGAAACACTGAATATGACTCCGCAATCTATTGTGCAGTTGTTTGTGGATCTCTGGAATTCTTTTTCTATTGATGATCTTCTTAATCCTATAGATGCTTTTGTAAGAATTATAGATCAATTTGGTGAACCGATTGGTAGATTGATTGCTTTTGTAGCAGAAATAGTAAGAATTGTAATCGTAGCTATTTTGGAAATTATGAATTTCCCATTCGAGTTGATCGGAAATATTATTACCCGATCACTTCAGGCTATGGAAGACATCAAACGAGATCCAATTGGTTTCCTGAAGAATATACTAAGAGCTATCAAGGAAGGTTTTGTGAAATTCTTTGATAACATCGTAACCCATTTAATTAACGGTGTGATGGGTTGGTTAATGCGAGAATTAAGAGATGCCGGTATTCCAGAACTTACAGACTTCTCTCTGCAAGGAGTAATTAGTTGGGTTTTAGAAGTATTGGGTCTTTCTATGGAACGCATCTGGGAAAAACTGGCAGAACATCCACGAATAGGACCAGAAAGAGTTGCCAGAATACGAGGTGCTATTAATACATTAGAAGGTATCTGGACATTTATCAAAGATGTTCAAGAAAGAGGTATTGCAGCCATTTGGGATAAAATACAGGAACAGCTTAGTAACCTTTGGAATATTGTAATTGATGCTGTAAAGAATTTTGTGATGACTCGTATCATTACACAAATCACAACCAGATTATTGAGCATGTTGGATCCTACAGGTATTATGGCCGTGGTCAACGGCGCGATGGCTTTCTTCAGTGCGGTTCAGAGTTTTATTCAATATTTGCGAGAGATGCTAGAAGTTATCAACTCATTTGTGAATGGAGTAGCCGATATAGCACAAGGAAATGTAGCCACAGCAGCTGATTATTTAGAACGTACAATGGGACAGTCTATGCCAGTAGTCATAGGATTCCTTGCCAATCAAGTAGGATTAGGAGGAATCGGGGCTAGAATAGCAGAGATTATAGGTTCGGTAAGGGCATTAATAGATGAAGCGTTGACTTGGTTGGTAAATAAAGCGGTAGATACCGGTATGGGACTTTTAGATCGTGTGATGGCAGTAGGAGCAAGTGCTAGAGATGCAGTATTTGGGTGGTTAGGATTTGATACTCCAATAAAATTTTCAAACGGAGAAACACACACTATTAAAATCGAAGAGCAAAGTGATCAGAGAGTGATTAATATCTATAGTCAAAGACAAAGATTTGAAGATTTTATTACTGCAAAAGAAACAGAAATAAATGCAACACCAGATGGACCAGACAAAGATAATAAATTAGAAAAAATTGTAAACGTAAGACAGAACTATACGGCTGCTAATGCTACTATACGTGAACTTTATGATTTAGAGAACAATACAACACCAGCTCCAAGTGCTGATGTTAAATTAGCAAAAGAGCGTGAATTGAGAGGGAAATTACTACTCATAAAAAACGATTTACAATCATTAGGATTAGCACCAGGACAAAACGCTATCACATCTCGTTTTGAAGTTGTATCTAGACAAAATAGTCGACCTTCTCAGGTAAAAATGGACCCATTAACTACTTTACCAGGAAATTCTATGGGCTCCGCACCTGGTAGAGGTGTAAATCTTCCTCCCGGTTGGAATTATTTGACACAGTTAAACAATGCTTCCATTATTAATATACGAACTTGGAATAGAATGCATCTTATTCCTGAAAGACTTCATGGATCTGGAACGGATCCGGATAATCTCGTTCCTGCTGATAATTCAGTAAATACACCTGCTTCAAGTATAGAACAAAGAGCTTTAAATGAATTGAGAGACCCTACAAACGTAGATAAAGTATTAAAATATGAGACAACAGTTGATTATCATCCTTCACCGTTACACGAATTTCCAAGTCATATAACAATAGAATGGCAAAAATGGACAGTAGATTCTTCAGGGCAATTATTAGCATCTATTGGAACACCTGATAGATGGCTGTCTAGCACTATAGACCCTCCTCCTTCATTAACTGGAACCGGTTCAGGTCCTGCTGTTTTGAATTTACGAAGAGCAACTGCCGCAGAGTTTGTGGAAATTTTTGGTAGAGGAAGTGGGCGAAGATTACAACTTGCATATTCAAGAAGATTTAGAAACCAATTACCTTTTACCGCCTCAATACTTCTTAATATATACAGAACGTTAGCAAGCGAGGGAAGTAATTCACTTCGATTTTCAGACAATACCTCTGTAAATGATTATAAAGTTCTTGAAGATAAAAACGGTACTAGCATAACGATTGGAACAACTACATATACTATTCAAACCTAA